Proteins encoded together in one Chelonoidis abingdonii isolate Lonesome George chromosome 1, CheloAbing_2.0, whole genome shotgun sequence window:
- the LOC116839617 gene encoding olfactory receptor 52Z1P-like gives MATLNHTSFTLLRCILVGIPGMEASHSWISIPFCSMYMIALLGNGLLLFIIIKEQSLHKPMYLFLAMLAVADVLLSTATMPKMLSIFWFNAREITFSACFTQMFFIHFIFVAESAILLAMAFDRYVAICDPLKYTTILTLSKIWKIAAASVIRGVLLVGSLTFFLKRLSYCGPNVIYHTFCVHMGIAWLACADITLNIWYGLTVALLTTGLDVLFIVVSYILILQAVFRLPSKDARLKTIGTCSSHIWAILMFYIPVFFSIFAYRFGGANIPHYIRVLLANIFVVVPPMLNPIVYGVRTRQIRERVIQELCKVGKWF, from the coding sequence ATGGCCACTCTCAATCACACCAGCTTCACTCTCCTAAGATGCATCCTGGTCGGCATCCCAGGCATGGAGGCCTCTCATAGCTGGATCTCCATCCCTTTCTGCTCCATGTACATGATCGCCCTGCTGGGGAATGGCCTACTGCTCTTCATAATCATCAAAGAGCAGAGTCTGCACAAGCCCATGTACCTGTTCCTGGCCATGCTGGCGGTGGCTGATGTTCTGCTGTCAACTGCCACAATGCCCAAAATGCTCAGCATATTCTGGTTCAATGCCAGGGAAATCACTTTCAGTGCCTGCTTCACCCAGATGTTCtttatccattttatttttgttgcagaGTCGGCcatcctgctggccatggcattcgATCGATACGTCGCCATCTGTGACCCCCTGAAATACACCACCATACTAACGCTCTCAAAGATATGGAAAATTGCGGCAGCATCTGTCATCAGAGGGGTTCTCCTGGTGGGCTCCCTTACCTTCTTTCTGAAGAGGTTATCGTACTGTGGACCCAATGTCATTTATCACACTTTCTGTGTGCACATGGGCATAGCATGGCTGGCTTGTGCTGATATAACACTCAATATCTGGTATGGTTTAACAGTGGCTCTTCTAACCACAGGGCTAGATGTTCTGTTTATTGTTGTGTCCTACATTCTTATCCTCCAGGCCGTTTTCCGGCTCCCGTCCAAAGATGCCCGGCTCAAGACTATAGGCACCTGCAGTTCCCACATCTGGGCCATACTGATGTTTTACATCCCTGTCTTTTTCTCAATCTTTGCATATCGCTTTGGTGGAGCTAACATCCCTCACTATATTCGTGTCCTGCTGGCCAACATCTTTGTAGTCGTTCCTCCCATGTTAAATCCCATCGTGTATGGGGTGAGAACCAGACAGATTCGGGAACGAGTGATTCAGGAGCTCTGCAAGGTGGGCAAATGGTTCTGA